One genomic segment of Canis lupus baileyi chromosome 9, mCanLup2.hap1, whole genome shotgun sequence includes these proteins:
- the SSTR1 gene encoding somatostatin receptor type 1 isoform X1, whose protein sequence is MFPNGTASSPSSPSPSPGSCGEGGGSRGPGAGAADGMEEPGRNASQNGTLSEGQGSAILISFIYSVVCLVGLCGNSMVIYVILRYAKMKTATNIYILNLAIADELLMLSVPFLVTSTLLRHWPFGALLCRLVLSVDAVNMFTSIYCLTVLSVDRYVAVVHPIKAARYRRPTVAKVVNLGVWVLSLLVILPIVVFSRTAANSDGTVACNMLMPEPAQRWLVGFVLYTFLMGFLLPVGAICLCYVLIIAKMRMVALKAGWQQRKRSERKITLMVMMVVMVFVICWMPFYVVQLVNVFAEQDDATVSQLSVILGYANSCANPILYGFLSDNFKRSFQRILCLSWMDNAAEEPVDYYATALKSRAYSVEDFQPENLESGGAVFRNGTCTSRITTL, encoded by the coding sequence ATGTTCCCCAATGGCactgcctcctctccttcttctcctagCCCCAGCCCGGGCAGCTGCGGGGAAGGCGGCGGCAGCAGGGGCCCCGGGGCCGGCGCCGCGGACGGCATGGAGGAGCCGGGGCGAAACGCGTCCCAGAACGGGACCTTGAGCGAGGGCCAGGGCAGCGCCATCCTCATCTCTTTCATCTACTCCGTGGTGTGCCTGGTGGGGCTGTGTGGTAACTCCATGGTCATCTACGTGATCCTGCGCTACGCCAAAATGAAGACGGCCACCAACATCTACATCCTGAACCTGGCCATCGCCGACGAGCTGCTCATGCTCAGCGTGCCGTTCCTGGTCACCTCCACGTTGCTTCGCCACTGGCCCTTCGGCGCGCTGCTCTGCCGCCTCGTGCTCAGCGTGGACGCGGTCAACATGTTCACCAGCATCTACTGTCTGACTGTGCTGAGCGTGGACCGGTACGTGGCCGTGGTGCACCCCATCAAGGCGGCACGCTACCGCCGGCCCACCGTGGCCAAGGTGGTGAATCTGGGCGTGTGGGTGCTCTCGCTGCTGGTCATTCTGCCCATCGTGGTCTTCTCGCGCACAGCGGCCAACAGTGACGGCACGGTGGCCTGCAACATGCTCATGCCTGAGCCGGCCCAGCGCTGGCTAGTGGGCTTCGTGTTGTACACGTTTCTCATGGGCTTCCTGCTGCCCGTCGGGGCCATCTGCCTGTGCTACGTGCTCATCATCGCCAAAATGCGCATGGTGGCTCTCAAGGCCGGCTGGCAGCAGCGCAAGCGCTCGGAGCGCAAGATCACcctgatggtgatgatggtggtgatggtgtttGTCATCTGCTGGATGCCCTTCTATGTAGTGCAGCTGGTCAACGTGTTTGCCGAGCAGGACGACGCCACGGTGAGCCAGCTGTCGGTCATCCTGGGCTACGCCAACAGCTGCGCCAATCCCATCCTCTACGGCTTCCTTTCGGACAACTTCAAGCGCTCTTTCCAGCGCATCCTGTGCCTCAGCTGGATGGACAACGCGGCCGAGGAGCCTGTCGACTACTACGCCACGGCCCTCAAGAGCCGCGCCTACAGCGTGGAGGACTTCCAGCCCGAGAACCTGGAGTCGGGAGGCGCTGTCTTCCGTAATGGCACCTGCACGTCTCGGATCACGACTCTCTGA
- the SSTR1 gene encoding somatostatin receptor type 1 isoform X2, whose amino-acid sequence MEEPGRNASQNGTLSEGQGSAILISFIYSVVCLVGLCGNSMVIYVILRYAKMKTATNIYILNLAIADELLMLSVPFLVTSTLLRHWPFGALLCRLVLSVDAVNMFTSIYCLTVLSVDRYVAVVHPIKAARYRRPTVAKVVNLGVWVLSLLVILPIVVFSRTAANSDGTVACNMLMPEPAQRWLVGFVLYTFLMGFLLPVGAICLCYVLIIAKMRMVALKAGWQQRKRSERKITLMVMMVVMVFVICWMPFYVVQLVNVFAEQDDATVSQLSVILGYANSCANPILYGFLSDNFKRSFQRILCLSWMDNAAEEPVDYYATALKSRAYSVEDFQPENLESGGAVFRNGTCTSRITTL is encoded by the coding sequence ATGGAGGAGCCGGGGCGAAACGCGTCCCAGAACGGGACCTTGAGCGAGGGCCAGGGCAGCGCCATCCTCATCTCTTTCATCTACTCCGTGGTGTGCCTGGTGGGGCTGTGTGGTAACTCCATGGTCATCTACGTGATCCTGCGCTACGCCAAAATGAAGACGGCCACCAACATCTACATCCTGAACCTGGCCATCGCCGACGAGCTGCTCATGCTCAGCGTGCCGTTCCTGGTCACCTCCACGTTGCTTCGCCACTGGCCCTTCGGCGCGCTGCTCTGCCGCCTCGTGCTCAGCGTGGACGCGGTCAACATGTTCACCAGCATCTACTGTCTGACTGTGCTGAGCGTGGACCGGTACGTGGCCGTGGTGCACCCCATCAAGGCGGCACGCTACCGCCGGCCCACCGTGGCCAAGGTGGTGAATCTGGGCGTGTGGGTGCTCTCGCTGCTGGTCATTCTGCCCATCGTGGTCTTCTCGCGCACAGCGGCCAACAGTGACGGCACGGTGGCCTGCAACATGCTCATGCCTGAGCCGGCCCAGCGCTGGCTAGTGGGCTTCGTGTTGTACACGTTTCTCATGGGCTTCCTGCTGCCCGTCGGGGCCATCTGCCTGTGCTACGTGCTCATCATCGCCAAAATGCGCATGGTGGCTCTCAAGGCCGGCTGGCAGCAGCGCAAGCGCTCGGAGCGCAAGATCACcctgatggtgatgatggtggtgatggtgtttGTCATCTGCTGGATGCCCTTCTATGTAGTGCAGCTGGTCAACGTGTTTGCCGAGCAGGACGACGCCACGGTGAGCCAGCTGTCGGTCATCCTGGGCTACGCCAACAGCTGCGCCAATCCCATCCTCTACGGCTTCCTTTCGGACAACTTCAAGCGCTCTTTCCAGCGCATCCTGTGCCTCAGCTGGATGGACAACGCGGCCGAGGAGCCTGTCGACTACTACGCCACGGCCCTCAAGAGCCGCGCCTACAGCGTGGAGGACTTCCAGCCCGAGAACCTGGAGTCGGGAGGCGCTGTCTTCCGTAATGGCACCTGCACGTCTCGGATCACGACTCTCTGA